Proteins from a genomic interval of Euleptes europaea isolate rEulEur1 chromosome 18, rEulEur1.hap1, whole genome shotgun sequence:
- the LOC130489470 gene encoding olfactory receptor 1020-like, whose product MDATHQMLQNATVVTEFILLGLSSNPETQLILFGLFLLIYLVVLIGNTLLLLIISSSKRLHKPMYFFLGNLSVVDIGYTTSTVPKMLMNYFSQDKAISIAGCFSQMYFFISFGGIECLLLGVMAYDRYAAICHPLHYSVLMRPKVCVRLAAAAWILGLANSGVHSGMMSLLSFCRDNVIQHFFCDIPPLFKLSCSDTQANQIATFVVGGGVIMGSFLATLVSYIYIISAILRIRTKEGRLKAFSTCASHLTVVSIYFGTIIFTYIKPNSTYSQEQDRALPVLYGILVPMLNPIIYSLRNKDVKGTLWKAMGRA is encoded by the coding sequence ATGGATGCAACACATCAAATGCTGCAGAATGCCACTGTTGTCACTGAATTTATACTTCTGGGACTCTCCAGCAACCCTGAAacccagctcattctttttggtCTCTTTCTGCTCATCTACTTGGTGGTCCTGATTGGGAACacccttcttcttctcatcaTCAGTTCCAGCAAGAGACTCCACAaacccatgtacttcttcctgggGAATCTCTCTGTGGTAGACATTGGGTATACAACTTCCACTGTCCCCAAGATGCTGATGAATTACTTCTCCCAGGACAAGGCTATCTCCATAGCTGGTTGCTTCTCCCAGATGTACTTCTTCATCTCTTTTGGCGGCATTGAATGCCTCCTGCTGGGTGTCATGGCATACGACAGATATGCTGCCATTTGCCACCCATTGCATTACAGCGTGCTCATGAGACCCAAAGTTTGTGTCAGGTTAGCGGCCGCTGCTTGGATCTTAGGCTTGGCTAACTCGGGTGTGCACAGTGGCATGATGTCTCTTTTGTCCTTCTGTCGGGACAATGTCATCCAGCACTTTTTCTGTGACATCCCACCCCTTTTCAAGCTCTCTTGTTCTGACACCCAGGCCAATCAAATTGCTACCTTTGTGGTGGGCGGAGGGGTAATCATGGGTTCCTTTCTGGCTACCCTGGTGTCTTACATCTACATCATCTCGGCCATCCTCAGGATCCGCACCAAAGAGGGGCGTCTCAAGGCTTTCTCGACCTGTGCTTCTCACCTCACTGTAGTCAGCATCTACTTTGGCACCATAATCTTCACATACATTAAGCCCAACTCCACATATTCCCAGGAGCAGGACCGAGCCTTGCCTGTTCTGTATGGGATCCTTGTACCTATGCTTAATCCAATCATATACAGTTTAAGGAACAAGGATGTGAAAGGGACACTTTGGAAAGCCATGGGTAGGGCTTGA
- the LOC130490587 gene encoding olfactory receptor 5F1-like, with protein sequence MPMSVKEAPLSCMKTAFIKPLERQNQTNIMEFVLLGFSVDPKKQTLLFVLGLLIYLLTLAGNLAIITLIRIDQCLQTPMYFLLGNLSFIEICYTSTTVPKMLWDLLLGDKTISFIGCALQMYFFVTLGGTECVLLSAMAYDRYAAICHPLRYTILMSQKTRWGLLASSWAIGHFNSIVNTALVFSLDFCHSNEIDHFFCDIPPLLQLSFSDTLVSQLVTFTISGCVIIVPFCLTLLSYILIISSVLKIRTAQGRMKAFSTCASHLTVVSIFYGTIIYTYIRPSSSHSMEQDRLVAVLYAIITPMLNPLIYSFRNKEVQGAVRRALSKSR encoded by the coding sequence ATGCCCATGTCTGTCAAAGAAGCCCCACTGTCCTGCATGAAGACGGCATTCATCAAGCCTCTGGAAAGACAGAACCAGACCAATATCATGGAATTTGTCCTCTTGGGATTCTCTGTTGACCCAAAGAAACAGACTCTTCTCTTTGTTCTTGGCTTATTAATCTATCTGTTAACGTTGGCAGGGAATTTAGCCATCATTACATTGATCAGGATAGATCAGTGCCTTCAAACTCCCATGTACTTCCTATTGGGCAATCTATCCTTTATTGAGATCTGCTATACTTCCACCACTGTCCCAAAGATGTTGTGGGACCTCTTGCTGGGAGACAAGACCATCTCTTTCATAGGATGTGCACTCCAAATGTATTTCTTTGTCACATTAGGGGGCACGGAGTGTGTGCTTCTCTCAGCTATGGCATATGACCGCTATGCAGCTATCTGTCACCCGCTGCGCTATACCATTCTCATGAGCCAGAAAAcacgttggggactcctggcATCTTCTTGGGCTATTGGACATTTCAATTCCATCGTCAACACAGCCTTGGTCTTTTCCCTCGACTTCTGCCACTCCAATGAAATTGACCACTTCTTCTGTGACATTCCTCCCCTCCTGCAACTCTCTTTCTCTGATACCTTGGTTAGCCAGTTGGTGACCTTTACCATCTCTGGGTGTGTCATCATTGTGCCTTTCTGCCTGACCCTTCTCTCCTACATCCTCATTATATCCTCAGTGCTGAAAATCCGTACAGCTCAGGGCAGGATGAAGGCGTTTTCCACCTGTGCTTCCCATCTCACCGTGGTGAGCATCTTCTATGGCACCATCATATACACCTACATACGCCCTTCTTCTAGTCACTCCATGGAGCAGGATCGCTTGGTTGCTGTGCTATATGCCATCATCACTCCAATGCTCAATCCCCTGATCTACAGTTTCAGGAATAAGGAAGTGCAGGGAGCGGTTCGGCGAGCTCTTAGTAAGAGCAGGTAG
- the LOC130489361 gene encoding olfactory receptor 5A2-like, which translates to MDFIKPLGRQNKTSIMEFVLLGFSVDPKIQTVLFVLGLLVYLLTLSGNLAIITLIWIDQCLQTPMYFLLGNLSFIEICYTSTTVPKMLWDFLLGDKTISFVGCKLQLYFFGTLGSTECVLLSAMAYDRYAAICHPLRYTILMSQKTCWGLLASSWAIGNVNSIVNTALVFSLDFCHSNEIDHFFCDIPPLLQLSCSDTLVSQLVTFTISGGIMIVAFSLILLSYILIVSSVLKISTAEGRMKAFSTCASHLTVVSIFYGTLMYMYIRPSSSHSMEQDRLVSVLYAIITPMLNPLIYSFRNKEVQGAVRRALSKDRW; encoded by the coding sequence ATGGACTTCATCAAGCCTCTGGGAAGACAGAACAAGACCAGTATCATGGAATTTGTCCTCTTGGGATTCTCTGTTGACCCAAAGATACAGACTGTTCTCTTTGTTCTTGGCTTATTAGTCTATCTGTTAACTTTGTCAGGGAATTTAGCCATCATTACATTAATCTGGATAGATCAGTGCCTCCAAACTCCCATGTACTTCCTGCTGGGCAACCTGTCTTTTATTGAGATCTGCTACACTTCCACTACTGTTCCAAAGATGTTGTGGGACTTCTTGCTGGGAGACAAGACCATCTCTTTTGTAGGATGTAAACTCCAGTTGTATTTCTTTGGCACATTAGGGAGCACAGAGTGTGTGCTTCTCTCAGCTATGGCATACGACCGCTATGCAGCTATCTGCCACCCGCTACGCTACACCATTCTCATGAGCCAGAAAACATGCTGGGGACTCCTGGCATCTTCCTGGGCTATTGGAAATGTCAATTCCATCGTCAACACAGCCTTGGTCTTTTCCCTCGACTTCTGCCACTCCAATGAAATTGACCACTTCTTCTGTGACATTCCTCCCCTCCTGCAACTCTCTTGCTCTGATACCTTGGTTAGCCAGTTGGTGACTTTTACCATTTCTGGTGGTATCATGATTGTGGCTTTCAGCCTGATCCTTCTTTCCTATATCCTCATTGTCTCCTCAGTGCTGAAAATCAGTACAGCTGAGGGTAGGATGAAGGCGTTTTCCACCTGTGCTTCCCATCTCACTGTGGTGAGCATCTTCTATGGCACCCTCATGTACATGTACATACGCCCTTCTTCTAGCCATTCCATGGAACAGGACCGCCTGGTTTCTGTGCTATATGCCATCATCACTCCAATGCTCAATCCCCTGATCTACAGTTTCAGGAATAAGGAAGTGCAGGGAGCGGTTCGGCGAGCTCTTAGTAAGGACAGATGGTAG
- the LOC130490588 gene encoding olfactory receptor 5F1-like has product MDFIKPLGRQNQTSVTEFVLLGFSIDLKEQSLLFAFGLLAYLLTLTGNLAIITLIRIDQCLQTPMYFLLGNLSFIEICCISTTIPKMLWDLLLRDKTISFVGCKLQLYFFGTLGSTECVLLSAMAYDRYVAICHPLRYTVLMSQKTCWGLLASSWAIGNVNSIVNTALVFSLDFCHSNEIDHFFCDIPPLLQLSCSDTLVSQMVTFTVSGGIMILAFSLILLSYILIVSSVLKIRTAQGRMKAFSTCASHLTVVSIFYGALMYMYIRPSSSHSMEQDRLVTFLYVIITPMLNPLIYSFRNKEVQGAVRRVLRKNRW; this is encoded by the coding sequence ATGGACTTCATCAAGCCTCTGGGAAGACAGAACCAGACCAGTGTCACTGAATTTGTCCTCTTGGGGTTCTCCATTGACCTAAAGGAGCAGAGTCTTCTCTTTGCTTTTGGCTTATTAGCCTATCTGTTAACTTTGACAGGGAATCTAGCCATCATTACATTGATCCGGATAGATCAGTGCCTCCAAACTCCCATGTACTTCCTGCTGGGCAATCTATCTTTTATTGAGATCTGCTGCATTTCCACTACTATTCCAAAGATGTTGTGGGACCTCTTGCTGAGAGACAAGACCATCTCTTTTGTAGGATGTAAACTCCAGTTGTATTTCTTTGGCACATTAGGGAGCACAGAGTGTGTGCTTCTCTCAGCTATGGCATACGACCGCTATGTAGCTATATGCCACCCGCTACGCTACACCGTTCTCATGAGCCAGAAAACATGCTGGGGACTCCTGGCATCTTCCTGGGCTATTGGAAATGTCAATTCCATCGTCAACACAGCCTTGGTCTTTTCCCTGGACTTCTGCCACTCCAATGAAATTGACCACTTCTTCTGTGACATTCCTCCCCTCCTGCAACTCTCTTGCTCTGATACCTTGGTTAGCCAGATGGTGACTTTTACCGTCTCTGGTGGTATCATGATATTGGCTTTCAGCCTGATCCTTCTTTCCTATATCCTCATAGTCTCCTCAGTGTTGAAAATCCGTACAGCTCAGGGTAGGATGAAGGCGTTTTCCACCTGTGCTTCCCATCTCACTGTAGTCAGCATCTTCTATGGCGCCCTCATGTACATGTACATACGTCCTTCTTCTAGCCATTCCATGGAACAGGACCGCCTGGTTACTTTCCTATATGTCATCATTACTCCAATGCTCAATCCCTTAATCTACAGTTTCAGGAATAAGGAAGTGCAGGGAGCGGTTCGGCGAGTGCTTCGTAAGAACAGGTGGTAG
- the LOC130490589 gene encoding olfactory receptor 5F1-like, whose amino-acid sequence MDNELTKLTADCLLFVFFMKLLTFIDQTAMPMSATEAPLSCMKMDFIKPLGRQNKTSVSEFVLLGFSVDPTKQTILFALGLLIFVLTLAGNLTIITLIWIDQCLQTPMYFLLGYLSFIEICYTSTTVPKMLWDLLLGDKTISFIGCALQMYFFVTLGSMECVLLSAMAYDRYAAICHPLRYTILMSQKTCWGFLASSWAIGNINSIVNTALVFSLDFCHSNEIDHFFCDIPPLLQLSCSDTLDSQMMTFTISGSIMIVAFCLILLSYILIVSSVLKIRTAQGRIKAFSTYASHLTVVSIFYGTLMYMYIRPSSSHSMEQDRLVAVLYVIITPMLNPLIYSFRSKEVLGAVRRVLSKNRWLSNSRDHMEALRWWIKIPRKKALTETHRILACLKWRHECSSKKEDLIAGDWLSQQNS is encoded by the exons ATGGACAATGAATTAACAAAGCTGACTGCTGATTGTCtcttatttgttttctttatgaAACTGCTGACATTCATAGATCAAACTGCCATGCCCATGTCCGCCACAGAAGCCCCACTGTCCTGCATGAAGATGGACTTCATCAAGCCTCTGGGAAGACAGAACAAGACCAGTGTCTCAGAGTTTGTCCTCTTGGGATTCTCTGTTGACCCAACAAAACAAACTATCCTCTTTGCTCTTGGCTTATTAATCTTTGTGTTAACTTTGGCAGGGAATCTAACCATCATTACATTGATCTGGATAGATCAGTGCCTCCAAACTCCCATGTATTTCCTCCTGGGCTATCTATCTTTTATTGAGATCTGCTATACTTCCACCACTGTCCCAAAGATGTTGTGGGACCTCTTGCTGGGAGACAAGACCATCTCTTTCATAGGATGTGCACTTCAAATGTATTTCTTTGTCACATTAGGAAGCATGGAATGTGTGCTTCTCTCAGCTATGGCATATGACCGCTATGCAGCTATCTGCCACCCACTGCGCTACACCATTCTCATGAGCCAGAAAACATGTTGGGGATTCCTGGCATCTTCCTGGGCTATTGGAAACATCAATTCCATCGTCAACACAGCCCTGGTCTTTTCTCTTGACTTCTGCCACTCCAATGAAATTGACCACTTCTTCTGTGACATTCCTCCCCTCCTGCAACTCTCTTGCTCTGATACTTTGGATAGCCAGATGATGACCTTTACCATCTCTGGTAGTATCATGATTGTGGCTTTCTGCCTGATCCTTCTTTCCTATATCCTCATTGTCTCTTCAGTGTTGAAAATCCGTACAGCTCAGGGCAGGATAAAGGCATTTTCCACCTATGCTTCCCATCTCACTGTGGTGAGCATCTTCTATGGCACCCTCATGTACATGTACATACGCCCTTCTTCCAGTCATTCCATGGAACAGGACCGCCTGGTTGCTGTGCTATATGTCATCATTACACCAATGCTCAATCCCCTAATCTACAGTTTCAGGAGTAAGGAAGTGCTGGGGGCAGTTCGGCGAGTTCTTAGTAAGAACAGGTG GCTCAGTAACAGCAGAGATCACATGGAGGCTCTTCGGTGGTGGATAAAGATCCCCCGAAAAAAGGCTCTGACCGAGACACACAGAATTTTGGCTTGTCTCAAATGGAGACATGAGTGTAGCTCCAAGAAAGAAGATCTCATTGCTGGTGACTGGCTGTCCCAACAGAATTCTTAG
- the LOC130490591 gene encoding olfactory receptor 5F1-like: MDFIKPLGRQNQTSVTEFVLLGFSVDPKEQTLLFALGLLAYLLTLTGNLAIITLIRIDQCLQTPMYFLLSYLSCTEICCISTTVPKMLWDLLLGDKTISFVGCRLQMYFFITSGSMECVLLSAMAYDRYAAICHPLRYTILMSRKTCWEFLASSWAIGNVNSIVNTALVFSLDFCHSNEIDHFFCDIPPLLQLSCSDTLVSQMVTFTVSGCVIIVPFCLILLSYILIVSSVLKIRTAQGRMKAFSTCASHLTVVSIFYGALMYMYIRPSSSYSMEQDRLVTLLYVIITPMLNPLIYSFRNKEVQGAVRRALRKNRW, translated from the coding sequence ATGGACTTCATCAAGCCTCTGGGAAGACAGAACCAGACCAGTGTCACGGAATTTGTCCTCTTGGGGTTCTCTGTTGACCCAAAGGAGCAGACTCTTCTCTTTGCTCTTGGCTTACTAGCCTATCTGTTAACGTTGACAGGGAATCTAGCCATCATTACATTGATCCGGATAGATCAGTGCCTTCAAACTCCCATGTACTTCCTCCTGAGCTATCTGTCTTGTACTGAAATCTGCTGTATATCCACCACTGTCCCAAAGATGTTGTGGGACCTCTTGCTGGGAGACAAGACCATCTCTTTTGTAGGATGTAGACTCCAAATGTATTTCTTTATCACATCAGGGAGCATGGAGTGTGTGCTTCTCTCAGCTATGGCATACGACCGCTATGCAGCTATCTGCCACCCACTACGCTACACCATTCTCATGAGCCGGAAAACATGTTGGGAATTCCTGGCATCTTCTTGGGCTATCGGAAACGTCAATTCCATCGTCAACACAGCCTTGGTCTTTTCCCTCGACTTCTGCCACTCCAATGAAATTGACCACTTCTTCTGTGACATTCCTCCCCTCCTGCAACTCTCTTGCTCTGATACCTTGGTTAGCCAGATGGTGACCTTTACCGTCTCTGGGTGTGTCATCATTGTGCCTTTCTGCCTGATCCTTCTTTCCTATATCCTCATAGTCTCCTCAGTGTTGAAAATCCGTACAGCTCAGGGTAGGATGAAGGCGTTTTCCACCTGTGCTTCACATCTCACTGTGGTGAGCATCTTCTATGGCGCCCTCATGTACATGTACATACGTCCTTCTTCTAGTTATTCCATGGAACAGGACCGCCTGGTTACTTTGTTATATGTCATCATTACTCCAATGCTCAATCCCTTAATCTACAGTTTCAGGAATAAGGAAGTGCAGGGAGCGGTTCGGCGAGCGCTTCGTAAGAACAGGTGGTAG